The Armatimonadota bacterium genome has a window encoding:
- a CDS encoding DUF1559 domain-containing protein — MSKVSKKAFTLIELLVVIAIIAILAAILFPVFAKARERAKQTTCINNLKQIGIAMVSYTSDNDEKYPAWSPGGTTTGFLSVEDFTTTKEDRAVGWPTFNTSLPQYAMAPISLQLDPYIKTRNVWACPSDFGLYKTNDYWGSSHPKMFPLKKWHLLSNNAEVGSSYGYRGTNVVSSGFLTKPDPGFFALAGYTTSAVKSPSRRAMFWDHRGWHMSSGGDNGADPKAKVEVLFIDSHVATVPYVEFVSGKDQAWGAPINLPN, encoded by the coding sequence ATGAGCAAAGTCTCAAAGAAGGCATTTACGCTGATTGAGCTGCTGGTCGTTATAGCAATCATCGCCATACTGGCAGCCATCCTGTTCCCCGTTTTCGCCAAGGCACGCGAACGGGCCAAGCAGACCACCTGCATTAATAACTTGAAACAGATCGGCATCGCGATGGTCTCGTATACTTCCGATAACGACGAGAAGTACCCCGCCTGGTCCCCCGGCGGCACGACGACGGGATTTCTCAGCGTTGAGGATTTCACCACGACGAAGGAAGACCGCGCTGTAGGCTGGCCGACGTTCAACACATCGCTTCCGCAATACGCGATGGCCCCCATCTCCCTCCAACTGGACCCGTACATCAAGACCCGCAACGTATGGGCGTGTCCGTCCGATTTCGGCCTCTACAAGACCAACGACTATTGGGGCAGCAGTCACCCCAAAATGTTCCCGCTCAAAAAATGGCATCTCCTCTCAAACAACGCTGAAGTAGGTTCCAGCTACGGTTACCGTGGCACCAACGTTGTCTCAAGCGGGTTTCTCACCAAGCCGGACCCCGGCTTCTTCGCGCTCGCAGGCTACACGACAAGCGCCGTGAAGTCGCCGTCGCGCCGCGCCATGTTCTGGGACCACCGCGGCTGGCATATGAGCTCCGGTGGCGACAACGGGGCCGATCCCAAGGCCAAGGTCGAGGTCCTTTTCATTGACTCCCATGTAGCGACCGTGCCGTATGTCGAGTTCGTTTCGGGCAAGGACCAGGCATGGGGCGCCCCCATCAACCTGCCTAACTAA
- a CDS encoding carboxypeptidase regulatory-like domain-containing protein, producing MKCRHVVWPAVISASLLGSLLFGSLPASASTVAYWRFEDGPADALMTHVSGVDGTWSADVADSAGNGNALSVWSTGGGGGYIYKSDVPSATIPQTGTANNFSVKNSGGGPAMWCNTLRTWAPAAFTIEASFKPESGGYRTIVGRDSRGAGTQGGADAAASALYFQIRPDNSVAIIFEDVSGYQYSAGSAAGLIQGFDYSTDPDGLNGRWYSMAGVSDGATLSLYLNDLAAGTGYQLVAQTDMRLKGSPNTAFTPGIGSAGDWTAGDFSVGRGLYNGGHGDRAYGFIDEVRLSDTALTSNQFLSSSVGEPVLQGIVTDSLSGNPVTGAAVKVGTRSTATDSSGHYTLTNSAGVALPMSVTDAYGETSYTSTVTLSTSGPVTRNVSIAIRPHIFLSTGNGYAWKAILNTGDAADYSAVSADETGMVPYTVPGSWDSISAINDIYGWIRVHFTLPANFTTAIPGRAVRFHISGGGIDDVNKTYLNGTLIGSAGSFPNPGLSVQPADHLNPPTGQTYTTTWPGLDPSYGEELLYTFPASLLTAGDNVVAIKCFDWTAGGGVFGNVTLEVIGATGAVTGTITAGGSPVASARVAVSDAAGNSNAWGWTDANGAFSLPFATAGSGVLGVTKLGFDSIIRPVMVPTNGTLHLNLTTTTIAAPYGAPLYDNFDDNAGAPTWQNKWWPVALENNSDPLNTPSVAQPGYDVSSGGLVTIPSTATVYQNANGHRSAIVSKDRFSRFASVNEAKLVSAKGPAAGSTDDWGWNTILHLNGNPVVDPTVPTPNIFNPEVELDLEGWLSNGTENRVQWIVWDSAGRRSSGVVPMSLLQMADVTPANPIILDINRTGSVYDFFINGTLVHSELGRTPMMDHRIAMYGYQLVAQNTWDWVAGGPIASAAPIKGDVNANAVLDFSDVVDSLRIAGGLSTSISAQITAGNQAGGDAIISVLDAVRIDQALGGKAL from the coding sequence ATGAAATGTAGACATGTGGTTTGGCCGGCGGTTATCTCGGCATCTCTCTTGGGTTCACTGCTATTTGGATCCCTGCCGGCAAGCGCCAGCACTGTCGCCTACTGGCGATTCGAGGACGGTCCCGCGGATGCGCTGATGACCCACGTATCGGGGGTTGACGGCACCTGGTCCGCCGATGTTGCGGACAGCGCCGGCAACGGGAACGCCCTGTCGGTCTGGAGCACAGGCGGCGGGGGCGGCTATATATACAAGTCCGACGTCCCATCGGCCACGATCCCTCAGACGGGCACCGCCAATAACTTCAGTGTGAAGAACTCAGGTGGCGGCCCGGCGATGTGGTGCAACACCCTCAGGACCTGGGCCCCCGCAGCGTTCACGATTGAAGCCTCTTTCAAGCCCGAATCCGGCGGATATCGCACAATCGTAGGTCGTGACAGCAGGGGAGCTGGAACCCAGGGCGGCGCCGATGCAGCCGCGTCCGCGCTGTACTTCCAGATACGCCCGGATAACAGCGTCGCGATCATCTTCGAGGATGTGAGCGGCTATCAATACTCGGCGGGTTCGGCCGCGGGGCTCATTCAAGGATTCGACTACTCCACGGATCCCGATGGGCTTAACGGAAGATGGTACAGCATGGCCGGCGTCAGCGATGGCGCAACGCTTTCTCTGTATCTCAATGACCTTGCTGCGGGCACCGGCTACCAGTTGGTGGCACAGACGGATATGAGGCTGAAGGGCAGCCCCAACACAGCGTTCACTCCCGGAATCGGCAGTGCCGGCGACTGGACTGCGGGCGACTTCTCGGTCGGCCGCGGTTTGTATAACGGCGGCCACGGCGACCGCGCCTACGGTTTCATCGACGAAGTGCGCCTCTCCGACACTGCACTCACTTCAAACCAATTCCTGTCCTCGAGTGTCGGCGAACCGGTACTGCAGGGAATCGTTACGGACAGCCTCTCCGGCAATCCCGTGACCGGCGCTGCGGTAAAGGTGGGCACGAGATCCACGGCAACGGATAGCTCCGGCCACTACACGCTGACCAACTCGGCTGGCGTAGCGCTGCCGATGTCCGTCACCGATGCCTATGGCGAAACTTCCTATACCTCCACGGTGACCCTGTCGACGTCCGGTCCCGTGACCCGCAACGTATCGATTGCGATCCGGCCCCACATTTTCCTCTCTACGGGCAATGGCTACGCCTGGAAGGCGATCCTCAACACCGGCGACGCGGCGGACTACAGCGCCGTTTCGGCGGACGAAACCGGGATGGTTCCGTACACGGTTCCGGGAAGCTGGGATTCGATCTCGGCAATCAACGACATCTACGGCTGGATCCGCGTTCATTTCACCCTGCCGGCAAACTTCACGACGGCAATCCCGGGCCGCGCGGTGCGATTCCACATCTCCGGCGGCGGCATCGACGATGTCAACAAGACCTACCTCAATGGTACGCTGATCGGCTCTGCAGGCTCGTTCCCGAACCCGGGCCTCTCTGTTCAGCCTGCCGATCACTTGAATCCCCCCACCGGGCAGACCTACACGACGACCTGGCCCGGCTTGGATCCGTCCTACGGAGAGGAACTCCTCTATACCTTCCCGGCGAGCCTGCTCACCGCCGGCGACAACGTTGTGGCCATCAAGTGCTTCGACTGGACCGCCGGTGGCGGCGTGTTCGGTAACGTGACCCTGGAGGTTATTGGAGCGACCGGCGCCGTTACAGGCACGATTACGGCGGGCGGAAGCCCGGTCGCGAGTGCTCGTGTGGCGGTTTCCGACGCCGCGGGAAACTCGAACGCCTGGGGTTGGACCGACGCCAACGGCGCCTTCTCACTGCCGTTCGCGACAGCGGGATCCGGTGTGCTCGGCGTAACCAAGCTAGGCTTTGACTCCATCATTCGGCCGGTCATGGTTCCGACGAATGGCACCTTGCACCTCAATCTGACCACGACGACCATTGCCGCTCCGTACGGCGCGCCGCTGTATGATAACTTCGACGATAACGCCGGCGCCCCCACATGGCAGAACAAGTGGTGGCCGGTGGCCCTCGAGAATAACTCCGACCCGCTCAACACTCCCAGCGTTGCCCAGCCCGGCTACGACGTAAGCTCGGGCGGCCTCGTCACCATCCCGAGCACCGCGACGGTCTACCAGAATGCCAATGGCCACCGCAGCGCCATCGTGTCCAAAGACCGCTTCAGCCGGTTCGCCTCCGTGAACGAGGCCAAACTCGTCTCCGCCAAGGGCCCGGCCGCCGGGTCAACCGATGACTGGGGCTGGAACACCATCCTCCACCTCAACGGCAACCCCGTCGTCGATCCCACCGTCCCAACGCCGAATATCTTCAACCCCGAAGTTGAGTTGGACCTCGAAGGCTGGCTGAGCAACGGCACCGAAAACCGGGTTCAATGGATCGTCTGGGACTCCGCAGGCAGGCGTTCTTCCGGCGTGGTGCCTATGTCTCTCCTTCAGATGGCGGACGTAACGCCGGCCAACCCGATCATCCTCGACATCAACCGGACCGGCTCCGTGTACGACTTCTTCATCAACGGAACGCTCGTTCACTCGGAACTGGGCCGAACGCCCATGATGGACCATCGGATCGCTATGTACGGCTACCAGCTCGTTGCCCAGAACACGTGGGACTGGGTGGCCGGCGGCCCGATCGCCAGCGCCGCACCAATTAAGGGTGACGTGAACGCAAACGCCGTTCTCGACTTCTCCGACGTGGTTGACTCCCTCCGCATCGCGGGCGGCCTCAGCACGTCCATATCCGCCCAGATTACCGCCGGCAACCAGGCGGGTGGAGACGCCATCATCAGCGTGCTCGATGCCGTTCGCATCGATCAGGCGCTGGGTGGCAAGGCTCTGTAA
- a CDS encoding glycoside hydrolase family 2 TIM barrel-domain containing protein — protein MTRDIRPRTACGLLTALCALAGALTTAHAAWTPVPGNIMTRWAADVSPTNALPEYPRPQMTRPDWLNLNGLWQFQPAASGETPPVGVTLSKEILVPYPMESALSGIKQHYDRSWYRRTFDIPSAWAGQRVLLHFGAVDWLSTVTVNGRQVGSHRGGYDPFTYDITSALKPAGPQEVIVYVYDTTPVGEQVTGKQDPNPNGIWYTSSTGIWQTVWLEPVPKARIDTFHATPDIDTGRLRLNVSALNLDRTYTVQARATSADGATVVGEVTGAPGVDLMLPVPNPTLWTPDNPYLYNLTIGLYKGADKIDEIGSYFGMRKVEIGKDPGGITRPLLNGAFVFQVGPLDQGFWPDGLYTAPTDAALQYDLDMEKSLGFNMVRKHIKVEPERWYYWCDKKGLLVWQDMPSMRNAPPVASHDSRTQFEREMKRMVQGKWNHPSIVTWVVFNEGWGQYDTTRLAPWVKALDPSRLVNNATGWTDAGVGDFVDWHVYPGPGSPNPEPKRAASLGEFGGLGLKVTDHLWNTNSWSYAGYNTSEELMQAYTELLRNAYALKDNPGLSAAVYTQTTDVETEINGLMTYDRAVTKMDVARIAKINKGIFPPPPVFVSPTSEAAGVTWKYTITQPATTWMNPTFGDSAWATGQGGFGSNGTPGGIIRTQWTATPGDIWLRRGFNITSVPAGTPVLRMHHDEDAEVYINGVLAVSAAGYTTNYSLFAVSAAAAAAVTTGTNTLAVHCHQTAGGQYIDVGFGYQPPS, from the coding sequence CGGACCGCGTGCGGCCTGCTTACCGCGCTTTGCGCCCTTGCCGGGGCGCTCACAACCGCCCACGCAGCCTGGACCCCGGTGCCAGGCAATATCATGACCCGGTGGGCGGCCGACGTTTCGCCAACCAACGCGCTTCCTGAATATCCTCGCCCGCAGATGACCCGGCCCGACTGGCTCAATCTGAACGGACTCTGGCAGTTTCAGCCGGCGGCCTCGGGCGAAACACCTCCGGTGGGCGTGACCCTCTCGAAAGAGATACTGGTTCCGTACCCCATGGAGTCCGCGCTCTCCGGAATCAAGCAGCACTATGACCGGTCGTGGTACCGTCGGACATTCGATATCCCGTCCGCATGGGCGGGGCAGCGCGTGCTGCTGCATTTCGGCGCCGTGGACTGGCTTTCCACGGTGACGGTCAATGGGCGGCAGGTTGGATCGCATCGTGGCGGCTACGATCCGTTCACTTATGACATCACCAGCGCGTTGAAGCCCGCCGGCCCTCAAGAGGTGATTGTCTACGTCTATGACACGACCCCCGTTGGGGAGCAGGTCACCGGCAAACAGGACCCCAATCCGAACGGGATCTGGTATACATCGTCTACCGGCATCTGGCAGACCGTGTGGCTGGAACCGGTCCCGAAAGCCCGAATTGATACGTTCCACGCGACGCCGGACATCGATACGGGAAGACTGCGCCTGAACGTTTCCGCACTGAATCTGGATCGGACGTATACCGTCCAGGCAAGGGCAACGTCGGCGGATGGCGCGACGGTCGTCGGTGAGGTCACGGGTGCGCCGGGTGTGGACCTGATGCTTCCAGTGCCGAATCCGACGCTTTGGACGCCGGACAATCCCTATCTGTACAACCTCACCATCGGGCTCTATAAGGGCGCCGACAAGATCGACGAAATCGGCTCCTATTTCGGGATGCGGAAGGTCGAAATCGGCAAGGACCCAGGCGGCATCACACGCCCCCTTTTGAACGGGGCTTTCGTATTCCAGGTGGGACCGCTGGACCAGGGGTTCTGGCCCGACGGCCTCTACACCGCTCCCACGGATGCGGCGCTTCAGTACGACCTGGACATGGAGAAGAGCCTCGGATTCAATATGGTGCGCAAGCACATTAAGGTGGAGCCGGAACGCTGGTACTACTGGTGCGACAAGAAAGGGCTGCTGGTCTGGCAGGACATGCCCAGCATGCGAAACGCGCCTCCGGTGGCTTCGCATGACAGTCGCACCCAGTTCGAAAGGGAGATGAAACGGATGGTCCAGGGAAAATGGAACCACCCGAGCATCGTGACGTGGGTTGTCTTCAACGAAGGATGGGGCCAGTATGACACGACGCGCCTGGCGCCCTGGGTCAAAGCGCTCGATCCCAGCCGCCTCGTCAATAATGCCACCGGCTGGACCGACGCGGGTGTCGGCGATTTTGTCGATTGGCATGTTTACCCCGGCCCCGGCTCTCCCAACCCCGAGCCCAAGCGCGCCGCTTCACTGGGGGAGTTTGGAGGCCTCGGGCTCAAGGTGACGGATCATCTCTGGAACACGAACAGCTGGTCCTATGCCGGTTACAACACGTCCGAGGAATTGATGCAGGCGTACACGGAACTGCTTCGAAACGCCTACGCCCTCAAAGACAACCCTGGCCTCAGCGCCGCGGTATACACGCAGACCACCGACGTGGAGACGGAGATTAACGGGCTGATGACGTATGACCGCGCCGTCACGAAGATGGATGTCGCGCGGATCGCCAAGATCAACAAGGGGATCTTCCCTCCGCCGCCGGTATTCGTTTCGCCCACGTCAGAGGCGGCCGGTGTGACGTGGAAGTACACTATCACTCAACCGGCGACCACATGGATGAACCCGACATTCGGAGACTCCGCATGGGCCACCGGGCAGGGCGGGTTCGGCAGCAACGGCACGCCGGGGGGAATCATACGTACCCAGTGGACCGCCACGCCGGGCGACATATGGCTGCGGCGGGGTTTCAACATCACGAGCGTGCCGGCCGGCACTCCGGTTCTCCGGATGCACCACGATGAGGATGCTGAGGTCTACATCAACGGTGTCCTGGCAGTTTCGGCCGCGGGCTATACCACCAATTACAGCCTGTTCGCTGTGTCTGCGGCGGCGGCGGCGGCGGTGACCACCGGTACGAACACCCTGGCGGTGCACTGCCACCAGACGGCCGGCGGCCAGTACATAGACGTTGGGTTCGGCTACCAGCCCCCGTCCTGA
- a CDS encoding prepilin-type N-terminal cleavage/methylation domain-containing protein — translation MNKVSKKAFTLIELLVVIAIIAILAAILFPVFAKARERAKQSTCINNMKQIGIAMLSYTSDNDEKYPAWTPPGATGLISTEDFKATYENRLYMGGTVDIQAASGEKATISTQLAPYIKSKEIWACPSDWGMYRQQDDWGGTPKTPKPFKDWVLVGDRKTKVGVSYGYRGTNLVNQGAPLMRFKDTSGTALAGWSTSAVKQPSARAMFWDHRAWHMVGANDPYTTIHSRGKVEILFIDTHVTTVPQSVLDNSASTENFWSNFTK, via the coding sequence GTGAACAAAGTCTCAAAGAAGGCATTTACGCTGATTGAGCTGTTAGTCGTTATCGCAATTATCGCCATATTGGCAGCGATCCTCTTCCCCGTTTTCGCCAAGGCGCGCGAACGGGCCAAACAATCGACCTGCATCAACAACATGAAGCAGATCGGCATCGCGATGCTCTCCTACACGTCGGATAACGACGAGAAGTACCCTGCCTGGACGCCTCCGGGCGCCACCGGCCTCATCAGCACCGAAGATTTCAAAGCCACGTATGAGAACCGTCTCTACATGGGCGGCACGGTTGATATCCAGGCCGCTTCCGGGGAGAAAGCCACAATTTCCACTCAGCTGGCGCCCTACATCAAATCCAAGGAAATCTGGGCCTGCCCTTCCGACTGGGGGATGTACCGACAGCAGGACGACTGGGGCGGCACCCCGAAGACGCCAAAGCCGTTCAAGGACTGGGTGCTGGTAGGCGACCGGAAAACCAAGGTGGGCGTGAGTTACGGCTACCGCGGCACAAATCTCGTTAACCAGGGAGCTCCCCTAATGCGGTTCAAGGACACCTCAGGGACGGCCCTCGCGGGGTGGTCCACTTCGGCCGTAAAGCAGCCGTCCGCCCGCGCCATGTTCTGGGATCACCGCGCTTGGCATATGGTAGGCGCGAACGACCCGTACACAACGATTCACTCGAGGGGCAAAGTCGAAATCCTGTTCATCGACACCCACGTGACCACCGTGCCTCAATCCGTTCTCGACAATTCAGCGAGCACGGAGAACTTCTGGTCGAACTTCACCAAGTAA